Part of the Georgenia sp. TF02-10 genome, CGCGACGCCGGCCCCGCCCCGCTGGCCCGGCCGCGCCGGCGTCTACTCCCCGAGCGGCAGCGTCGGCGGGCTCAGGCTCGCGGCCCGGGCGACCGCGGCCGTGATGCCGCGGCGGTGGTGGCGCCGGCACAGCACCTCGTACCCGACCTCCCCACGTGGGCCCCGGCCGGGCTCGGCGGTGTCGCCGACGACCACCTGCTCCCCCTCGGTGACCATGATCCCGCCCTCGGTCCGGGCGTTGTGGGTGGCGCGCGCCCCGCACCAGCACAGCGCCTCGACCTGCAGCCGCTCGGTGCGGTCGGCCAGCTCCAGCATCCGCGCGGAGCCGGGGAACAGCCGGGTGCGGAAGTCGGTGGTGATCCCGAACGCGAAGACGTCCACGTCCATCTCGTCGACCAGCCGGGCGAGCTGCTCGACCTGGTCGGCGGTGTAGAACTGCACCTCGTCGCAGATGAGGTAGTCCACCCGGCTACCACGGGTGCGGCGGCGGACCACTTCGGCCCAGAAGTCGGTGCCGTCGTCGACCTCCACCGCGGGCACCGCCAGGCCCAGCCGGGAGGAGAGGACCGCCGCGCCCGCCCGGTCGTTGCGGGAGAAGATCAGCCCGTCCCGGCCCCGGGCGGCGTGGTTGTGGTCCATCTGCAGGGCGAGGGTGGACTTGCCCGAGTCCATCGTCCCGGTGAAGAAGACGAGCTGGGCCACCTACACCACCGTCCTGAGCAGACGGTCCACCAGCGTCACCGTCCGGGGCGGCCGGGCCACCTACACCACCGTCCTGAGCAGCGGGACCTCCATCTCCTCGGCGGTGAGCGCGCCGTGCATGCCCACCAGGGCGAGGGAGGTGGGCGGCTGGGTGCGGGAGTCGAGCACGGCGCTGGTGCCGGTGAGCACGGCCATGACGTCCCCGACGGCGGCCAGCAGGGCCGGGTCGACCTCGCCGAGCAGCCCGGTGGCGAGCAGCTCCTCCCGGGTGGGGACCCAGGCCCGGTCCCCCAGCACCTCGCGCCACCGCTGCGCGACGGCGGCCCCCCGGCCCGGGGCGGTGTAGACGTGGCAGGCGCGCGGCTCGCCGGCGACGAGCTCGACGTCCTCGGCCAGCGCCGGGACGGCGGCGACGTCGAGCCGGTCGGTGACGTCGACCATGCCGTGGTCGGCGGTGACCAGGAGCAGGGTGCCCGCCGGCAGCACCCGGGCCAGCCGGGCGAGCTCGCCGTCGAGCTCCTCCACCGCCGCCCCCCACTGCCAGGACCCCCAGCCGTGCTCGTGCCCGGTGTGGTCCACCTCGCCCCAGTACAGGTAGACCGCCGCCACGTCGGGCCGGCGCAGCTGGGCGACGGTGAGGTCCACCCGGTCGGCCAAGGACTCGGCGGAGGCGTGCCTCAGCCCGCGCAGCGCCGCCTCGGTCAGCCCGGAGCCGACGAACCGGGCCGGCCCGACGGCGACCACCTCGGGCAGCTCGGCGCCGGCGGCCCGGCGGTGGCCGAGCTGCTCGAAGAGGGTGTCGCGCCGCTGCCAGGCCCGCGGGCTGACCGAGGTGCGGTCCCACTGGACCAGGCCCAGCAGGCCGCCGTCGGCGGGGTCCCGCACCGAGTACCCGAGCATGCCGGTGCGGCCGGGCAGCTCGCCGGTGCCGACGGCGGTCACCGCGGCCGCCGTCGTGGACGGGAAGGTGGAGGTCAGGGTCAGCGCGTCGGGCAGCAGGCTGCGCAGGAACGGGGCGTGCCCGCCGCGGGCCAGGAGCATCTGCATCCCCAGGCCGTCGACGAGGACCACGCAGGCCTTCGGTGCGGCGGGCAGGCCGAGCACGGCGCGGTCCGCGGACCCGGGGCGGCCGTGGGAGGTGGTGGTCAGCCCGACGGCGTCCAGCGCCGCGGGCATGACGGCGCGCACGTGGCGCCCGTCCGGGTCGGGCCAGGTGCTCACGCCCGGCGGCCGACCGAGGGTGCTGCGGCGCCGCGGCCGGCCGCGGCGGTGGCGGCGGACAGCGCGCGGGCGAACGCCAGGGCGGCGGCCAGGGCGTCGCCGCCCTCGGCCGCGGCGGAGACCCGGACCAGGACGTCGTCGGGCGAGATCAGGCCGGAGTAGCCGTGGTCGGCCTCGCAGTCCGGGTCCCCGCAGGTGGCCGGCTGCAGGTCGACGTTGGCCACCCCGCCCCAGCTCACCGCCAGGGTGAGCTCCTGGGTGCGCATGCTGCGGCCGGCCGGCTCCGTGACCCCGTGGGTCAGGCCGACCGAGCGCACCTCGCCCAGCGCCACCGCCTCGGTGGTCGCCGCCGCGCTCGTCCGCCCGTCCGGGCCTGGCCCGTCGTCGACGTGCGCGACGACGAGCCGGGTGGGGGTGAGCACCAGGGCGGTGAGGTGGCGGCGGACCTCGGTGTCGTCGAAGGTCGTCTCGGGGTGGACGAGGAAGGACTGCACCGGCTCGTCGGCCAGGGCGACGTCGATCACGCCGGCGACGAGCTCGGGGTAGTAGCCGGCGTGGTCGAGGTCCGAGCGCAGCTGCTGGGCGAGGTTGGTCACGGGCATCCGGTCATTCTTCCACCTCCGTCCCGGCCCCGCCGGTCCCGCTGGGGACGGCCGGCGGCGCGCCGGGTCCGGGCGCCGGTCCGGGTGCCGCGCCCGTGCCGGGGGGCGTCCCGGGCGGCCCGACGGCGCCCGCTTCACCCGTCCCGCCAGGGCTGCCCGCCGGTCCCGTCCCGCCGACGGCGCCGCCCGCCGGACCCGTCCCGCCAGTGCTGCTCGCCGGACCCGTCCCGCCGACGGCGCCCCCTGCCGGTCCCGGCCCGTTCCCCGGCGGAGCGGGCAGGGCGCGGCGCCCGGCGTCCTGGCGGGCCGGCCGGGCCACGGTGACGGCGGCCGAGGCGACGTGCAGCCCCTCCTCCCCCACGATGACGGGGTTGAGGGTCACCTCCGCCACCTCCGGCAGGTCGTCGGTGAGCAGGGAGAGCCGGGCGAGGAGGTCCTCCAGGGCCGCGACGTCGGACCGCGGCAGCCCGCGGTAGCCGAGCAGCCGCGGCGCGGCCGCCACCGAGCGGACCATCTCCGAGACGTCCGCGGCGGTCAGCGGCGGGATGCGGTAGGCGACGTCGCCGAGCAGCTCGGTGGCGTCCCCGGCGAGCCCGAAGGCCACCACCGGGCCGTACAGCTCGTCCTCCGTGCCGCGCACCACGCAGGCCACGCCGGGCGGGGCCATCGCCTGGACCTCGAACCGGACCGGCCGGCCCAGCACCCGCTCGGCCCGGGTCCGCATCTGCTCCACCGCCTCGGTCAGCATGTCGGCGTCGGCCAGGTCCAGCCGGACCCCGCCGAGGTCGGTTCGGTGGCGCAGCACCTCGTCGGCGACCTTCAGCGCCACCGGCCAGCCGATCCGCTCGGCGGCGGCCACCGCCTCGGCGGCGTCGGCGACGACCGTGGCGGGCACCACCTCGATGCCGTACCGGGCGAGCAGCTCCGCGGCGGCCTCGGCGGGGAGGCGCTGGCGCCGGCCGCGGGGCAGCCCGGTCAGCGGGGCGGCGAGCAGGTCGCGGGCACCGGCCGGATCCGTGCCGGGCGGGTCGACCAGTGGGTCGGCGGCGCGGCTGCGCCAGCGGGCATGGTCGAGCGCGCGGGCCAGGGCGGTGACGGCGTCCTCCACGGTGGTCATGGACGGCACCGTGCGCCCGGCTGCGGTCAGCTCGGGGGTCAGGCCGTGCAGGCCGTACGCGGTCGCGACCCAGGTCCTCCCGTCCCGCGCCGCGACCTGGGCAATCGCGCCGGCGACAGCCGTGTCGGTGGTGCCGAGGACCGGGGCGTGCGCGACGACCACGGCGTCGAAGTCGGTGCGGACGGTCAGGCGGTCCAGCGCCGCGGCGTAGTCCGCCGCGCCGGCCAGCGGCGGCAGGGTCACCGGCTCGCCGGCGACGTCGAGGCCGTGCGAGCGCAGCACCTCCGCGACCAGCCCGGCCAGGGCCGCGGAGGAGGACAGGATCGCGGTGCGCGGCCCGGCGGGCAGCGGCTGGGCGAGGAGGAGGCCGGCGACGTCGAGCATCTCCCGCACCGACCGGGCCCCAACCACGCCCGCCTGGCGCAGCATCTCGGTCAGGACGCGGCGGGGCTGGCTGGAGGTGCGCACCGCGTGGCCGGGCGGGGAGGCCTGCCCGGTCTGCCCGGACACCACCGCGACCAGCGGCGTGCTGGCGGACAGGTGGCGAGCGATCCGGGAGAACTTCCGCGGGTTGCCGATGGACTCCAGGTAAAGCGCGCCGACGGCGGTGCGCGGGTCGGTGGACCACAGCTGCATGGTGTCGTTGCCGGAGACGTCGACGCGGTGCCCGGCGGAGAGGAAGCTCGCCACCGGCAGGCGGCGACGGGACGCGGTCGAGCGCAGCGCCAGCCCGGCGGCGGCCGACTGGCCGAAGAGTCCGAGCCCGCGGGCCTGGTCGGTGATCGGTGCTGCGCCGCCGTCGGGTGTTGGTTGGTCACCATCGGGCGTTCTTTCGTCACCGTCGGGCGAGGACGGCTGGGCGCGGCCCGGCGGCCGGGTGCCCCGGTCGCCGTCGTCGGGCTGAGCCTGCTGGTGCCGGTCCCAGGACCGGGCATCCCAGTCGCCGTCGCCCGGCAGCGGGGTGGGGGCGCCGCCGCCCGGGCCTGCCTCGAACCAGAGCGAGGCGTTGTACCGGCCGTGCGGGCCGTGCCCGACGACCCCGTAGGAGGCCGGCCCGACGATCCGGATGCCGGCCGCGCGGGTGGCGCGCAGGAGGTCGCGCTGGACCGCCATCCCGGCCTGGCCGCGCTCGCCGAACCCGTGGGAGAGGACCACCAGGGCCCGCACGCCCAGCGACGCCAGCGCCGGCACCGCGGCGACGACCTCCGCGGGTGGGCCGGCGACGACGGCGAGGTCCGCCGGGCCGCTGACCTCGGCCAGGTCGTGGTGGAGGCGGACGTCGGCGAGCGGCTCCGGCTCGCCGGCTGGGCCTTCGCCGACCCGGGGCGGTGCAGGCTCTCCGGGTCCGCCGTCGTGCCGGTACTCCCCGAGCGGATCGCCGTCGCCCGGTCCAGGATCGTTCTGTCCGGCCGGGGGCGGACCCGCCGGCGGCAGGCCCACCAGGTGCACCGGGCCGGTGAAGGCGCTAGCCAGCAGGGACCTGGCGACCGCGGCCGCTAGGACCTGGCCCTCCTCGCCGGGGGGCCCGAGAGCCAGGACGAGGACGGACGCGGCCTGCAGCACGCCCCGCATGCTCAGCGCCTCGGCGTGCCGCTCCCGCTCAGCCATCACCCGCCAGGACCGCTCGGTCTCCTCGATGCTGAAGGACACCGAGATGATGCCGTCCTCGAGGCGGCGCTCGACGTCGTACCCGGCGTCGGTGAAGACCCGGATCATCTTGGCGTTGCCGGGCAGGACGTCGGCGACGAACCGGTGCACCCCGAGCTCACGGCCGGCCGCGGCCAGGTGCTCCAGCAGCACCGAGCCGAGCCCGCGGCCGTGCTCGCTGTCGGCCACGTTGAACGCCACCTCGGCCACGCCCGGGTCGATCACGTCGAACCTGCCGACCGCCCGGATCTCCTCGCCCTGGACCAGGACGAGGGCCACCCTGTCGTGGTGGTCGACGTGGGTGAACCGGTAGAGGTCCCGCTCGCTCAGCCGGTCCATTGGGGCGAAGAACCGGAAGTAGATCGACTGGGCCGACTGCGCCGTGTGGAAGCGCTGGAGGGCTTCGGCGTCCTCCGGCCGGATGGGCCGGATCTGCATGGTCGACCCGTCCCGCAGCACGACGTCGGCGACCCACGAGCTGGGGTACCCGTCCGCGACGTCGGGGTCCGGCTGGGCCTGGGCCATGCCCCCGAGCCTATCGGGAGGACCACGAGCCTATCGGGACGTCCGGCGGTCTCCTCGGGCTCGACGGCGGTCGTCGCCTTGGGTTGAGTAGGGGTTGGTGACGGTGCTCGGCCGGCACGCGTCAACCCTCACGCCGGCGCGATTCGAAGGCCCGGACAGGGCGGACCTTGGCGCTCGCACACCTACGGCAAACAACGGTCGACGACGGTCGGGACGAGCCGGAAGCAGGCGCTGGGAGTGGCGGCGTGCGCGGTGCTGCCGGCCCCGCCGGCGGTAGTGGGAGTGGGTTGTTCCCCAACGCTGGGGACAAGTCCGGGCGCGATGTCGGTGGTCGGTCCCACCATGGACACATGTTCGAGGAGGAGCGGGACGAGCCGGGAGCCGGTGCTGCTGCTGCTGCCGACTCCGTCGGTGGTGCTGCCGGTCGCCCCGGAAGTGCTGCCGGAGGGCCGAGCCGGGGTGGGGACGGGTCGGGGTCGGATGTCGTACCCCACGCTTACTCTGTACCTATGTTCGATGGTGAGCGGGAGAAGCGGCCGGCGGCTGGTGCTGCTGCTGGTCGTCCCGGTGCTGCCGGTCCGTCCGGCAAGTGGGGGTGGGACGGTCCGGGTCCGGATGGGTGGTTGGTGTGGTCTCCGGCGGACGAGGCGGCCCAGGCGCGGGGGTTCTGCTGCGCGGAGGATGCGGAGTCGAACGAGCCGTGCCGGCACATGCGTCATTTCGCGGCGGTGATGGCGGCCCGGGACCGGGTGGCGGCGGTGCGGGCGGCGGCCGCGGGGGAGCTGTGGGACGAGGACGCCCTCGACGGCGTGGACGACGGCGCCGGCCCGGCCGTGGACGACGCTCACGCCCGGGTGCGGGTGCGGGTGTGGCTGGTGGCCTACCAGGTCCTCGCCGAGGCGGCGGTGGCGGCGGGGGTGGCTCGGATCTCGGAGATCACCGGGGACGTCGCGCTGGGCCCGGGTGAGGTGGAGGAGACCGCGGCCCGGCTGGCGCGGGCGGCGGAGGCGGCGATGTTGGCCCGCGGGGAGGAGGTCACCGCGCAGGTTCAGGAGTTCTTCACCGCCGCAGCAGTCATGGCCGCCGGCACCGTGCCTCCGGCCGAGGAGGACCGGACCGTCACGCTCACCGGTGAGCAGGTGGCGGCGGGGGTCGAGCTGTTCCTGGCGGTGGCCCGCGGCGAGACCGACGTGGTCATCCCGGACGAGCCCGGCCCGGCGCCGGTGACCGAGCTGCCGTACTCCCGGTGGGAGGCGGCCGGGGCGGCCGGGGACGGCTGCCTGCTCACTACCATCGGGGTGGACACGGACTCCCTGGCGAGGTGCCCGGCCGGGCCCGAGCTCGCCGCCCTCCTGTCCGGGGTGAACCTGGCCGAGCTGGACGGGTTCGCCGCGGTGGAGGCCCTGGCCGCGATACGCCGGGTGGAGGCCTGGGCCGCCGCGAAGTCCGCCGAGATCGCCGACGTGGTGGCCACCCGGTGCCGGGACATCGCCGACGCCCGGGTGGTGAAGGGTCCGGGCGGGAAGGTGCTGGACGGCTCCGCCCAGGAGGTCGCCATGCGCCTGGGAATCTCGGTGACGGAGGCGAACCGGCTGATCCGCACCGGCCGGGGCATGCGGGGGGCGTTCACCGACACCGCCCAGGCGCTGAGGTCCGGGGCGATCGACTACCGCAAGGCCGCCACGATCATCACCACCCTGGCCGAGCACGCCCTCCCGGTCGCGGTCCTGGCCGAGGCCGAGGTGCTGCCCACCGCCCCCACCCGCACCCACGCCCAGCTCGTCAAGGACCTCGCCGCGGCCCTGGTCAAGGTCGACCCCGCCGCGGCCACCGAGCGCCACCACCGGGCCCGCGCCGGCCGGAAAGTGACCCACCCGTCGCCGTTGCCGGACGGGATGGCCTCGCTGTACGCGGTGCTCCCCGCCGAGGACGCCGTCCGGGTCGACCTCGCCCTGGAGGCCATGACCACCACCGCCCGCGCGCACGGGGACGACCGCACCCACGACCAGCTCCGCGCCGACGCCCTCGCCGTCCTCGCCCACGGCGCCCTGACCACCGGCTGGGCCGGACCCCCACCCGGCACCCAACCCCCAAACCTCAACCACCCCGACAGCGACGACGACTCCGCAAGCCAGATGCGCGGTGACGACGCCGGCCCGGCCGACGACAGCGCGGGCGCGGCCGACGAGACGCATGCAACCGACGCTGTACACGACGGTGCGGCCGCGGGCCCGCCCGGCCCGGGAGCCGAACCCGGCGTCGAGGACCGTGCAGCGCCCGCGACGGGCGCACCGCCCGACCCTGGCCCCCCGGGCGAACCGCCTGATCCTGAACAGCCCAGCACCACAGACGACTCGACCGGCCCGCCCGCTCCCGACCCTGGCCCCCTGCCGCCCGAAGCGCCTCCCGACGTCGAGGACCCGGCACCGCCGCCGGGCGCACCGCCGGGAAGACTCCGTCCCGGGACGGGTGACTGGGTGGAGTGCCCCGGCACCGGGGGGATCCCCGACCTGCACCTGCTGCTGTCCTGGCGCTCCGGCATGCCGCTGGGCGACCCCGGCACCAACCGCACCCAGATCCGCGTGACCATCCCCCTGTCCGTCGCCCTCCCCCCGCAAGACGAG contains:
- a CDS encoding thymidine kinase, translated to MAQLVFFTGTMDSGKSTLALQMDHNHAARGRDGLIFSRNDRAGAAVLSSRLGLAVPAVEVDDGTDFWAEVVRRRTRGSRVDYLICDEVQFYTADQVEQLARLVDEMDVDVFAFGITTDFRTRLFPGSARMLELADRTERLQVEALCWCGARATHNARTEGGIMVTEGEQVVVGDTAEPGRGPRGEVGYEVLCRRHHRRGITAAVARAASLSPPTLPLGE
- a CDS encoding alkaline phosphatase family protein, with the translated sequence MSTWPDPDGRHVRAVMPAALDAVGLTTTSHGRPGSADRAVLGLPAAPKACVVLVDGLGMQMLLARGGHAPFLRSLLPDALTLTSTFPSTTAAAVTAVGTGELPGRTGMLGYSVRDPADGGLLGLVQWDRTSVSPRAWQRRDTLFEQLGHRRAAGAELPEVVAVGPARFVGSGLTEAALRGLRHASAESLADRVDLTVAQLRRPDVAAVYLYWGEVDHTGHEHGWGSWQWGAAVEELDGELARLARVLPAGTLLLVTADHGMVDVTDRLDVAAVPALAEDVELVAGEPRACHVYTAPGRGAAVAQRWREVLGDRAWVPTREELLATGLLGEVDPALLAAVGDVMAVLTGTSAVLDSRTQPPTSLALVGMHGALTAEEMEVPLLRTVV
- a CDS encoding DUF5998 family protein, coding for MPVTNLAQQLRSDLDHAGYYPELVAGVIDVALADEPVQSFLVHPETTFDDTEVRRHLTALVLTPTRLVVAHVDDGPGPDGRTSAAATTEAVALGEVRSVGLTHGVTEPAGRSMRTQELTLAVSWGGVANVDLQPATCGDPDCEADHGYSGLISPDDVLVRVSAAAEGGDALAAALAFARALSAATAAAGRGAAAPSVGRRA
- a CDS encoding GNAT family N-acetyltransferase — its product is MAQAQPDPDVADGYPSSWVADVVLRDGSTMQIRPIRPEDAEALQRFHTAQSAQSIYFRFFAPMDRLSERDLYRFTHVDHHDRVALVLVQGEEIRAVGRFDVIDPGVAEVAFNVADSEHGRGLGSVLLEHLAAAGRELGVHRFVADVLPGNAKMIRVFTDAGYDVERRLEDGIISVSFSIEETERSWRVMAERERHAEALSMRGVLQAASVLVLALGPPGEEGQVLAAAVARSLLASAFTGPVHLVGLPPAGPPPAGQNDPGPGDGDPLGEYRHDGGPGEPAPPRVGEGPAGEPEPLADVRLHHDLAEVSGPADLAVVAGPPAEVVAAVPALASLGVRALVVLSHGFGERGQAGMAVQRDLLRATRAAGIRIVGPASYGVVGHGPHGRYNASLWFEAGPGGGAPTPLPGDGDWDARSWDRHQQAQPDDGDRGTRPPGRAQPSSPDGDERTPDGDQPTPDGGAAPITDQARGLGLFGQSAAAGLALRSTASRRRLPVASFLSAGHRVDVSGNDTMQLWSTDPRTAVGALYLESIGNPRKFSRIARHLSASTPLVAVVSGQTGQASPPGHAVRTSSQPRRVLTEMLRQAGVVGARSVREMLDVAGLLLAQPLPAGPRTAILSSSAALAGLVAEVLRSHGLDVAGEPVTLPPLAGAADYAAALDRLTVRTDFDAVVVAHAPVLGTTDTAVAGAIAQVAARDGRTWVATAYGLHGLTPELTAAGRTVPSMTTVEDAVTALARALDHARWRSRAADPLVDPPGTDPAGARDLLAAPLTGLPRGRRQRLPAEAAAELLARYGIEVVPATVVADAAEAVAAAERIGWPVALKVADEVLRHRTDLGGVRLDLADADMLTEAVEQMRTRAERVLGRPVRFEVQAMAPPGVACVVRGTEDELYGPVVAFGLAGDATELLGDVAYRIPPLTAADVSEMVRSVAAAPRLLGYRGLPRSDVAALEDLLARLSLLTDDLPEVAEVTLNPVIVGEEGLHVASAAVTVARPARQDAGRRALPAPPGNGPGPAGGAVGGTGPASSTGGTGPAGGAVGGTGPAGSPGGTGEAGAVGPPGTPPGTGAAPGPAPGPGAPPAVPSGTGGAGTEVEE
- a CDS encoding HNH endonuclease signature motif containing protein, which encodes MRHFAAVMAARDRVAAVRAAAAGELWDEDALDGVDDGAGPAVDDAHARVRVRVWLVAYQVLAEAAVAAGVARISEITGDVALGPGEVEETAARLARAAEAAMLARGEEVTAQVQEFFTAAAVMAAGTVPPAEEDRTVTLTGEQVAAGVELFLAVARGETDVVIPDEPGPAPVTELPYSRWEAAGAAGDGCLLTTIGVDTDSLARCPAGPELAALLSGVNLAELDGFAAVEALAAIRRVEAWAAAKSAEIADVVATRCRDIADARVVKGPGGKVLDGSAQEVAMRLGISVTEANRLIRTGRGMRGAFTDTAQALRSGAIDYRKAATIITTLAEHALPVAVLAEAEVLPTAPTRTHAQLVKDLAAALVKVDPAAATERHHRARAGRKVTHPSPLPDGMASLYAVLPAEDAVRVDLALEAMTTTARAHGDDRTHDQLRADALAVLAHGALTTGWAGPPPGTQPPNLNHPDSDDDSASQMRGDDAGPADDSAGAADETHATDAVHDGAAAGPPGPGAEPGVEDRAAPATGAPPDPGPPGEPPDPEQPSTTDDSTGPPAPDPGPLPPEAPPDVEDPAPPPGAPPGRLRPGTGDWVECPGTGGIPDLHLLLSWRSGMPLGDPGTNRTQIRVTIPLSVALPPQDETSTGTNGGCDDPASVTAGSVGTTAGGDDDTGTSAGTGAADTAGTAGLDGDDGDRAADDGTEIDATTGTGSGVPADAAAAGRDLVLDPEPGEVAELAGYGPISPDVARALAAGGTWRRLITDPLSGTVLDVGRTRYRPPADLAEHVRTRDRTCVRTCVRPGCTTPAERCQIDHTRAFSQGGKTAAASLGAQCTTDHALKSAGTFKTTQPTPGVFEWLTPTGHAYRRNLDGTTTPLNTWRGRARAGTVGTFGTAGTNGDDEYGDPPF